One region of Halococcus salifodinae DSM 8989 genomic DNA includes:
- the otsB gene encoding trehalose-phosphatase, whose product MAGESTRGDGSEESVGTNAGNDGRPPALFDGGEPLATIADRLAAADGLSFCTDFDGTLSAIEEDPDAPEISPENREMLRTLRDHDRVRVAVISGRELADLRSRVGIEGIAYAGNHGLEVFHDGETTVHPVANKRQHDLERIVDDLDDRLADTDCFVEDKSVSATIHYRAAPERAEAVQNAVEETVDRIAPGGFERSTGKEIVELTPAVAWDKGAALSLLTADFEGWLPIYVGDDTTDEAAFRELGDRGIGIHVGTGEDTAADYRIDDPPAVERLIDWFCTEGLATFDRPSSG is encoded by the coding sequence ATGGCGGGTGAGTCGACCCGCGGTGACGGATCCGAAGAGAGCGTCGGGACGAACGCCGGCAACGACGGTCGTCCGCCGGCGCTGTTCGACGGCGGCGAGCCGCTCGCGACGATCGCCGATCGGCTCGCCGCCGCCGACGGACTCTCCTTCTGTACGGACTTCGATGGCACGCTCTCGGCTATCGAGGAAGACCCCGACGCACCCGAGATTTCACCGGAAAACCGCGAGATGCTCCGGACGCTCCGCGATCACGACCGGGTCCGGGTGGCGGTCATCAGCGGCCGGGAGCTCGCCGACCTTCGATCGCGCGTGGGGATCGAGGGGATCGCGTACGCCGGCAACCACGGTCTCGAAGTGTTCCACGACGGCGAGACGACCGTGCATCCGGTGGCGAACAAACGCCAGCACGATCTCGAACGCATCGTCGACGACCTCGACGACCGGCTCGCGGACACCGACTGTTTCGTCGAGGACAAGTCGGTGAGCGCGACGATCCACTACCGCGCGGCCCCCGAGCGAGCCGAGGCGGTCCAGAACGCAGTCGAGGAAACCGTCGATCGGATCGCACCGGGTGGGTTCGAGCGCTCGACCGGTAAGGAGATCGTGGAGCTCACGCCGGCGGTCGCGTGGGACAAGGGCGCGGCGCTCTCGCTGTTGACCGCGGATTTCGAGGGATGGCTCCCGATCTACGTCGGCGACGACACCACCGACGAGGCGGCCTTTCGCGAACTCGGTGATCGAGGGATCGGCATCCACGTCGGTACGGGTGAGGACACCGCGGCGGACTACCGGATCGACGACCCGCCAGCGGTCGAGCGGCTGATCGACTGGTTCTGTACTGAGGGGCTCGCTACGTTCGATCGACCGTCGTCTGGCTAA
- a CDS encoding preprotein translocase subunit Sec61beta, whose amino-acid sequence MSSGENSGGLMSSAGLVRYFDAEDRNAIRVDPKTIVAFGVAFGVLILVLNVL is encoded by the coding sequence ATGAGCAGCGGCGAGAACTCCGGCGGACTGATGTCGAGTGCGGGTCTGGTCAGGTACTTCGACGCCGAGGACCGGAACGCCATCCGAGTCGATCCGAAGACCATCGTTGCGTTCGGCGTGGCGTTCGGCGTCCTGATCCTCGTGCTGAACGTGCTGTAA
- a CDS encoding alpha,alpha-trehalose-phosphate synthase (UDP-forming), with protein MAVDAGGTDGPPPVADDLILVSNRQPYTHSYEHDDAGERTISVNRPAGGLTAGLDPVMQETDGTWVAWGDGEADADVTDENGEVRMPPESEAYTLKRLWLSEEEVEGYYYGYSNRVLWPLCHGGTMKTEYVERFWQRYQQVNERFAEAVAESASDDPLVWFQDYHFTLAPRAVRDALDDPFIMHFWHITWPGWDTFRACPQGQQLLEGLLGNDLLGFHVERYCENFLDCVDRALEDAFIDEEGGRINYEGHTTTVRAFPLGIDAESIREESAAADASFEADIRSTYDIGADTTMIVGVDRLDYTKGIVERLEALERLWETEPEYQGTVTYVQKASESRSLIPDYQDLQQNVRETIERINDRFGTPDWQPVVYIDEFIPQSELCGLYRYSDVMLVSAVRDGMNLVAKEYVAAQVDDDGVLVLSDQAGAHEELGEHALTINPYDTESFADTIQQALAMAPDERRDRMAALREQVAAHDLYAWMDDVFATARDLREQRDHDGG; from the coding sequence ATGGCGGTTGACGCCGGTGGTACGGACGGGCCCCCGCCCGTCGCCGACGACCTGATCCTCGTCTCGAACCGCCAGCCGTACACACACAGCTACGAGCACGACGACGCGGGCGAGCGGACCATCAGCGTCAACCGGCCCGCCGGCGGGCTCACGGCCGGACTCGATCCCGTGATGCAGGAGACCGACGGGACGTGGGTCGCGTGGGGCGACGGCGAGGCCGACGCCGACGTCACCGACGAGAACGGTGAGGTCCGGATGCCGCCCGAGTCCGAGGCCTACACCCTCAAACGCCTCTGGCTCTCCGAGGAGGAGGTCGAGGGCTACTACTACGGCTACAGCAACCGGGTGCTCTGGCCGCTGTGTCACGGCGGGACGATGAAGACCGAGTACGTCGAGCGGTTCTGGCAGCGCTACCAACAGGTCAACGAACGCTTCGCCGAGGCGGTCGCGGAATCGGCGAGCGACGATCCCCTCGTGTGGTTTCAGGACTATCACTTCACGCTCGCGCCGCGCGCCGTGCGCGACGCGCTCGACGACCCCTTCATCATGCATTTCTGGCACATCACGTGGCCTGGCTGGGACACGTTCCGGGCGTGCCCGCAGGGTCAGCAGCTGCTGGAGGGGCTCCTCGGGAACGATCTCTTGGGGTTCCACGTCGAGCGCTACTGCGAGAACTTCCTCGACTGCGTGGATCGGGCCTTGGAGGACGCCTTCATCGACGAGGAGGGCGGCCGGATCAACTACGAGGGCCACACTACTACTGTTCGAGCGTTCCCGCTCGGGATCGACGCCGAATCGATCCGTGAGGAGAGCGCGGCCGCCGACGCGTCGTTCGAGGCCGACATCCGCTCGACGTACGACATCGGTGCCGACACGACGATGATCGTCGGCGTCGACAGGCTGGATTACACCAAGGGGATCGTCGAGCGCCTCGAAGCGCTCGAACGGCTCTGGGAGACCGAACCCGAGTACCAGGGGACGGTGACGTACGTCCAGAAGGCGAGCGAGAGCCGGTCGTTGATCCCCGACTATCAGGACCTCCAGCAGAACGTCCGGGAGACGATCGAGCGGATCAACGACCGCTTTGGAACCCCGGACTGGCAGCCCGTGGTCTACATCGACGAGTTCATCCCCCAGTCCGAGCTCTGCGGGCTGTATCGCTACTCCGACGTCATGTTGGTGAGCGCGGTCCGGGACGGGATGAACCTCGTCGCGAAGGAGTACGTCGCGGCGCAGGTCGACGACGACGGCGTGTTGGTGCTCTCGGATCAGGCCGGCGCGCACGAGGAGCTCGGCGAGCACGCGCTCACGATCAACCCCTACGACACCGAGTCGTTCGCCGACACCATCCAGCAGGCGCTCGCGATGGCTCCCGACGAGCGCCGCGACCGGATGGCCGCGCTGCGCGAACAGGTCGCTGCCCACGACCTTTACGCGTGGATGGACGACGTGTTCGCGACCGCCCGCGACCTCCGCGAGCAGCGCGATCACGATGGCGGGTGA
- a CDS encoding DUF5518 domain-containing protein — protein sequence MTNWRAVGIGFLVHIVLGIVGAPIGIGPLVAGIISGFVAGYIAGGGIGNGAWHGFLAGSIGGIVLAIVLGIAITIGAGLAGGPLGGLLGGGALLVGLVVAIVSGLESAIGGAIAGLL from the coding sequence ATGACGAACTGGCGTGCGGTCGGGATCGGATTTCTCGTTCACATCGTGCTCGGGATCGTCGGTGCGCCGATCGGGATCGGCCCGCTCGTCGCCGGAATCATTTCGGGGTTCGTCGCGGGCTACATCGCCGGTGGCGGCATCGGGAACGGCGCGTGGCACGGTTTCCTCGCGGGGTCGATCGGCGGGATCGTGCTCGCAATCGTCCTCGGTATCGCGATCACGATCGGTGCCGGCCTCGCCGGTGGCCCGCTCGGCGGGCTGCTCGGCGGCGGCGCGCTCCTCGTCGGGCTGGTCGTCGCGATCGTTTCGGGGCTCGAAAGTGCGATCGGCGGGGCAATCGCCGGACTCCTCTGA
- a CDS encoding endonuclease/exonuclease/phosphatase family protein: MSSYTDRRGFLKVAGSVAASSTLIGTANAAGRGSGTRYAAFNVVDLNTEQVQQKGDEQAAAAARVIQEIDPDVIVVNELANNIQKARVADGVPTEKTNIQAFVDNYLSEPQHRTLDGIEYEYTLQPTSNTGVLPEESYDFNKDGTAGERPGDAFGFGVFPGQYAFGIASKHPFDEANIRSFQKFRWTDMPGNLIPLAGEAGVDTDGIYLTEAETDVYRLSSKTHIDVPFEVDGGTVHGLFSHPTPPVFDGPNNFNGRWNHDEVRFFADYVAGADYIYDDSGRKGGLADDASYVLMGDMNAGPGDEPLDPATKYFIENDDFTTRRLPTSPGGAQRGNPYATATFDARPKVDWVLPSPDLSLRSSSVVWPSKNASKRGLGEAVDTASDHRMVWADIDNRQRGASGRPSR; encoded by the coding sequence GTGTCATCATATACCGATCGGCGAGGCTTTCTGAAAGTCGCAGGCTCGGTCGCCGCATCATCGACTCTCATCGGAACAGCGAACGCAGCGGGCCGAGGAAGCGGCACTCGATACGCGGCGTTCAACGTTGTGGACCTGAACACGGAGCAGGTACAACAGAAGGGCGACGAACAAGCCGCTGCTGCCGCTCGTGTGATTCAGGAGATCGACCCGGACGTCATCGTCGTTAACGAACTTGCCAACAACATCCAAAAAGCGAGAGTTGCAGACGGCGTTCCTACGGAGAAGACGAACATCCAAGCGTTCGTCGACAACTATCTCAGTGAACCACAGCATCGAACCCTCGACGGGATCGAGTATGAATATACGCTCCAACCGACCAGCAACACGGGCGTCCTCCCCGAGGAGTCGTACGACTTCAACAAGGACGGCACCGCCGGCGAACGCCCGGGTGATGCGTTCGGGTTCGGTGTCTTCCCCGGCCAGTACGCGTTCGGGATCGCAAGCAAACATCCGTTCGACGAGGCTAACATCCGGTCGTTCCAGAAGTTCCGCTGGACCGATATGCCCGGGAACCTGATTCCGCTCGCGGGTGAGGCCGGGGTCGATACGGATGGCATCTACCTGACGGAGGCCGAGACGGATGTCTATCGACTCTCCTCGAAAACCCACATCGATGTCCCGTTCGAGGTAGACGGTGGGACGGTTCATGGACTGTTCAGCCACCCGACCCCGCCCGTCTTCGACGGCCCGAACAACTTCAACGGGCGGTGGAATCACGACGAGGTGCGGTTCTTCGCGGATTACGTCGCCGGGGCGGACTACATCTACGACGACAGCGGGAGGAAGGGTGGACTCGCGGACGACGCCTCGTACGTCCTGATGGGCGATATGAACGCCGGTCCGGGGGATGAACCACTCGATCCGGCGACGAAGTACTTCATCGAAAACGACGATTTCACCACCCGACGTCTGCCGACGAGTCCGGGTGGCGCACAACGAGGCAACCCGTACGCGACCGCCACCTTCGATGCCAGACCGAAAGTCGATTGGGTCCTTCCGTCGCCGGATCTCTCGTTGCGGTCGTCCTCAGTCGTCTGGCCGAGCAAGAACGCATCCAAACGCGGGCTCGGCGAGGCCGTCGACACTGCGTCGGACCACCGGATGGTCTGGGCAGATATCGACAACCGGCAGCGAGGGGCCTCCGGACGACCATCACGATAA
- a CDS encoding bifunctional nuclease family protein, which yields MHAHIDAVRVAGTPSGPVPVVLLASDGEPDLLPIFIGFNEATAIARGLDAIDIGRPLTHDLLLDVVEELGGRVDRVVVDAIEESDEGGGTYTANLHLDTPRADAVIDARPSDSLALAARTGADIEVDPGVFDEGGRPRETFEELQDIREVDEL from the coding sequence ATGCACGCCCACATCGACGCGGTCCGTGTCGCGGGCACGCCCTCCGGGCCGGTCCCCGTCGTGCTCCTCGCGAGCGACGGCGAGCCCGACCTCTTGCCGATCTTCATCGGGTTCAACGAGGCGACCGCGATCGCCCGTGGTCTCGACGCGATCGATATCGGCCGGCCGCTGACCCACGATCTCCTGCTCGACGTGGTCGAGGAATTGGGTGGTCGGGTCGACCGCGTGGTGGTCGACGCGATCGAGGAGAGCGACGAGGGCGGCGGGACCTACACCGCGAACCTCCACCTCGACACGCCGCGCGCGGACGCCGTGATCGACGCCCGGCCGAGCGACTCGCTCGCGCTCGCCGCGCGGACCGGTGCCGACATCGAGGTCGATCCGGGCGTGTTCGACGAGGGCGGTCGACCGCGCGAGACCTTCGAGGAGCTCCAGGACATCCGCGAGGTGGACGAGCTGTGA
- the pdxT gene encoding pyridoxal 5'-phosphate synthase glutaminase subunit PdxT, whose protein sequence is MTLTAGVIAVQGDFREHAAAIERAARAHGERVETVEIHTAGTVPKCDLLLLPGGESTAISAHLHREGIAAEIEAHVAAGKPLLATCAGLIVAAADAGDDRVDTLGLIDVTVDRNAFGRQRDSFETHLDVTGLNEPFPAVFIRAPQVASVGDADVLASFDGHPVAVRDGPVVGTAFHPELTDDARIHGLAFFETVTV, encoded by the coding sequence ATGACTCTCACAGCCGGCGTGATCGCGGTCCAGGGCGACTTTCGGGAGCACGCTGCCGCCATCGAGCGCGCGGCGCGCGCCCACGGCGAGCGCGTCGAAACGGTCGAGATCCACACCGCGGGCACTGTTCCGAAGTGTGACCTCCTCCTGCTCCCCGGCGGCGAGTCCACTGCCATCTCGGCGCACCTCCATCGCGAGGGGATCGCGGCGGAGATCGAGGCCCACGTCGCGGCCGGCAAACCCCTCCTTGCGACATGTGCGGGGCTGATCGTCGCCGCCGCCGATGCGGGCGACGACCGGGTCGACACGCTGGGGTTGATCGACGTCACCGTGGATCGCAACGCCTTCGGCCGCCAGCGCGACAGCTTCGAAACCCATCTCGACGTCACAGGATTGAACGAACCGTTCCCGGCGGTGTTCATTCGAGCACCACAAGTCGCGTCGGTCGGCGACGCGGACGTGCTCGCGTCGTTCGACGGTCATCCCGTCGCGGTCCGTGATGGACCGGTTGTCGGGACCGCGTTCCACCCCGAGCTCACCGACGACGCCCGCATCCACGGCCTCGCCTTCTTCGAGACCGTCACGGTTTGA
- a CDS encoding NOG1 family protein, whose amino-acid sequence MIFEDLPTTPTAEELIDRAFSRATRAGRAKSGLEAQQSMLQTAANVLSDNLEHVVTSWPDFDTVEPFYYELADSLVDVDAVRQSLSTVGWASQKTDEIKNEYQGRLRGDTETARKHRKQAFARLADVVEDVADDLDRLGEARNDLRALPDIRPDEPTIVVAGFPNVGKSSFVNHVTNARHEIASYPFTTTRVGVGHLTRDHIRYQLVDTPGLLDRDSGKRNDIELQAESALTHAADCVLVFVDASEACGYPLTDQHALETAVRERFDVPVLTVCSKADRSRDLDADHYLSVEESEGIEELIDAAVDAIGYEPDLP is encoded by the coding sequence ATGATTTTCGAGGATCTGCCGACGACGCCCACCGCGGAGGAGCTGATCGACCGGGCGTTCTCGCGGGCGACGCGGGCGGGTCGGGCGAAATCCGGGCTTGAGGCCCAGCAGTCGATGCTCCAGACCGCGGCGAACGTGCTTTCGGACAATCTGGAACACGTCGTGACGAGCTGGCCGGATTTCGACACCGTCGAGCCCTTTTACTACGAGCTCGCCGACTCGCTCGTCGATGTCGATGCCGTTCGACAGAGCCTCTCGACAGTCGGGTGGGCGAGCCAGAAGACCGACGAGATCAAAAACGAGTATCAGGGCCGGCTTCGCGGCGACACCGAAACCGCGCGCAAGCACAGAAAGCAGGCGTTTGCCCGGCTCGCGGACGTGGTGGAGGACGTCGCCGACGATCTCGATCGCCTCGGCGAGGCGCGCAACGATCTCCGCGCGCTCCCCGACATCCGCCCCGACGAGCCCACGATCGTGGTCGCGGGCTTTCCGAACGTCGGCAAGTCCTCCTTTGTCAATCACGTTACGAACGCCCGCCACGAGATCGCGTCGTACCCCTTTACTACTACCCGAGTCGGCGTTGGCCACCTCACCCGCGACCACATCCGCTACCAGCTCGTCGACACTCCGGGACTACTCGATCGCGACTCGGGCAAACGCAACGACATCGAGCTCCAGGCCGAGAGCGCGCTCACTCATGCTGCTGACTGCGTGCTCGTGTTCGTCGACGCGAGCGAAGCGTGTGGCTATCCGCTTACCGACCAGCACGCGCTCGAAACCGCCGTCCGCGAGCGCTTCGACGTGCCGGTGCTCACGGTGTGCTCGAAGGCCGACCGCTCGCGCGATCTCGACGCCGATCACTACCTGAGCGTCGAGGAAAGCGAGGGGATCGAGGAGCTGATCGACGCGGCGGTCGACGCGATCGGCTACGAACCCGACCTGCCCTGA
- the hisE gene encoding phosphoribosyl-ATP diphosphatase, translating to MSDDRTATDTKPAEEPVLDELFAVIEERRDTLPEGSYTASLFTHEKGENAVLEKLGEESTELVLAAKDDNQEELLHESADIVYHLLVLLAMKDADVADLRAELRERR from the coding sequence GTGAGCGACGATCGCACTGCCACTGACACGAAACCGGCCGAAGAACCTGTGCTCGACGAGCTGTTCGCGGTCATCGAAGAACGCCGAGACACCCTCCCCGAGGGATCGTACACGGCGTCGCTGTTCACCCACGAGAAGGGTGAGAACGCCGTGCTCGAAAAGCTGGGTGAGGAGAGTACGGAGCTCGTGCTCGCGGCGAAGGACGACAACCAAGAAGAGCTTCTCCATGAGAGCGCCGACATCGTCTATCATCTGCTCGTGTTGCTCGCGATGAAGGATGCGGACGTCGCGGATCTGCGCGCGGAACTGCGCGAACGGCGGTAG
- the trxA gene encoding thioredoxin, with product MTVRLKDFYADWCGPCKTQDPILEEMEEDLNGDVEFEKIDVEADQEVANEYQVRSLPTLVIENDDGVVERFIGVTQRDELETAIEKAGA from the coding sequence ATGACTGTTCGGTTGAAAGACTTTTACGCGGACTGGTGTGGCCCCTGCAAGACACAGGACCCGATCCTCGAGGAGATGGAAGAGGATCTGAACGGTGACGTCGAGTTCGAGAAGATCGACGTCGAAGCCGATCAGGAGGTCGCCAACGAGTACCAGGTACGCTCGCTGCCGACGCTCGTGATCGAGAACGACGATGGCGTGGTCGAGCGGTTCATCGGCGTGACTCAGCGCGACGAACTCGAAACCGCGATCGAGAAAGCCGGCGCGTAG
- a CDS encoding DUF7532 family protein — protein sequence MHFDQRTQRALADAGLSTDEVRAASEAVVAATNDAADELETFFDGLDTVYSDMDQAHSASEFPEHGVEYLDLFTHADDIRGYLRFGTWGVPVEGGRVLTEDVVELSLGPTIHDRVRFAADRDALR from the coding sequence ATGCACTTCGATCAGCGTACCCAGCGCGCGCTCGCCGACGCGGGGCTCTCGACCGACGAGGTTCGTGCGGCGAGCGAGGCGGTCGTCGCGGCCACGAACGACGCTGCCGACGAGCTGGAGACCTTTTTCGACGGTCTCGATACGGTCTACTCCGACATGGACCAGGCCCACAGCGCAAGCGAGTTCCCCGAGCACGGCGTGGAGTATCTCGATCTGTTCACCCACGCCGACGACATTCGGGGCTATCTCAGGTTTGGGACGTGGGGCGTCCCGGTCGAAGGTGGGCGCGTGCTCACCGAGGACGTGGTCGAACTCTCGCTTGGGCCCACGATCCACGATCGGGTGCGCTTCGCGGCCGATCGCGACGCGCTGCGGTAA